A part of Rhinoderma darwinii isolate aRhiDar2 chromosome 1, aRhiDar2.hap1, whole genome shotgun sequence genomic DNA contains:
- the LOC142708899 gene encoding oocyte zinc finger protein XlCOF29-like yields MDKDRNEMSRRILDFTLEIIYLLSGEEYTIVKKTSGDCTTPIIHESGGWSSSQSPITEPPSHSRIHEKKILELIYKMTELLTGEVTLLGMLGNSTVTALEVSG; encoded by the exons atggacaaggacaggaatgagatgagcagaagaatattagacttcaccttggagatcatctacctgttgagcggagag gagtacacaatagtgaagaagacatcgggtgactgtacgactcccatcatccatgagtcaggaggatggagcagtagtcagagccccatcacagagcctccctctcactcccggatacatgagaagaagatcttagaactgatctacaagatgactgagctgctgactggagaggtgacactgctgggaatgctgggaaattctacagtaacagcactggaggtgtctgggtga